In the Sebastes fasciatus isolate fSebFas1 chromosome 20, fSebFas1.pri, whole genome shotgun sequence genome, one interval contains:
- the LOC141758122 gene encoding uncharacterized protein LOC141758122, producing MAPSPTKRKEDDKSKPRGKEKSGATKEGADKDRGRDKNRTRRSASSGSSRSSSSSSSSSGSSSGSSSGSSSSASSHSGSSSSRSSSSSSSSSPSPSRQRHNNRRRSRSKSKSAKKDDRDRRRRSPTPKPTKVYLGRLTRNVIKEHIQEIFSTYGKIKMIDLPMNRIHPHLSKGYAYVEFETPEEAEKALKHMDGGQIDGQEITVTAVLTPTVRPPPRRLSPPRRMPPPPPMWRPPPRMRRRSRSPRRRSPVRRRSRSPGRRRHRSRSSSNSSR from the exons AT GGCGCCATCCCCAACAAAGAGGAAAGAGGATGACAAGAGTAAACCTCGAGGAAAGGAGAAGTCGGGAGCCACGAAAGAAGGAGCTGACAAAGACCGGGGCCGAGACAAGAACCGCACGCGGCGCAGTGCTTCCAGTGGGAGCAGCAG GTcaagctccagctccagcagcagctcggGCTCCAGCTCAGGCTCCTCCAGCGGCTCCAGCTCCTCCGCCTCCAGCCACTCGGGCTCCTCCAGTTCCcgctcctcttcgtcctcctcctcctcctcaccgaGCCCCAGCCGCCAGCGCCACAACAACAGACGACGCTCCCGCTCAAA GTCAAAGTCAGCAAAGAAGGATGACCGGGACCGACGGCGTAGGAGCCCCACGCCCAAACCCACCAAGGTCTACCTGGGCCGGCTGACAAGAAACGTTATCAAG GAACACATCCAGGAGATCTTCTCCACTTACGGCAAGATCAAGATGATCGACTTGCCCATGAACCGCATCCACCCACACCTGTCCAAAGGCTACGCCTACGTGGAGTTTGAGACACCCGAGGAGGCAGAGAAGGCGCTGAAACACATGGACGGAG gtCAGATCGATGGTCAGGAGATCACAGTCACAGCCGTGCTGACTCCCACCGTGCGCCCTCCCCCCCGCAGGCTGTCCCCTCCCCGCAGGATGCCGCCTCCACCACCGATGTGGCGACCTCCACCTCGAATGAGGAGAAG GTCTCGGTCTCCACGGCGGCGCTCTCCAGTACGTCGCAGATCTCGATCGCCCGGCCGCCGCCGTCACCGGTCACGCTCCAGTTCCAACTCGTCCCGCTAG
- the LOC141758120 gene encoding solute carrier family 2, facilitated glucose transporter member 11-like, with the protein MSSSVEPVEETSSKPTSGGGGGDCTLALTVCSAAIGGTFQYGYNISIINSPTTYIQSFINDTYVERWGVGLESPQLTLMWTLIVSVFSLGGLLGALLAGPLAVHFGRKNSLLLNNSFLFVGAVLVLLCRVARSFEMIILARFLVGMNSGVSMNVQPMYFGESAPTHLRGAVAFSSAVFTAFGIFLGQVVGITEIMGAEPHWHYLLASNALPALIQLLTLPWFPESPRYLLIDRGDREACLQALRRLRGGEAPASEMEEMLQEQELQKSAALISGSTTNAKTPWSLFKDRDLRSQLRTVMGASSAMMLCGNDSIYFYAYYIFLAAGIPPQQIQYVTIGTGASELTASILSNLLIERVGRRYLLVGGYSLMSCWSVVFTVALTLQSCGVAGMAYLSMACVFAYILSFGLGPAGVTGILPTEIFDQAARPAAYMVAGSFMWISLFSVGMLFPFIVKSLGNFCFLPFSAVCVVSAVFLGLTLPETKGKTLAEITAEFDRKNGVKKERSDVQMDEPIRKDYHLGSCLISKRPTAVTPSEDDTFKSNICQLTNPASLLLTICHDLSRNLNK; encoded by the coding sequence ATGAGCTCCTCGGTAGAGCCAGTGGAGGAGACCAGCAGCAAACCCACCAGCGGCGGGGGCGGCGGCGACTGCACGCTGGCCTTGACCGTGTGCTCTGCCGCCATCGGAGGCACCTTCCAGTACGGCTACAACATCTCCATCATCAACTCTCCCACCACCTACATCCAGAGCTTCATCAATGACACCTACGTGGAGCGCTGGGGCGTTGGGTTGGAGAGTCCTCAGTTGACCCTGATGTGGACTCTCATCGTGTCCGTCTTCTCATTGGGGGGTCTGCTGGGAGCCCTGCTAGCGGGGCCCCTGGCAGTCCACTTTGGCAGGAAGAACTCACTGCTCCTGAACAACTCCTTCCTGTTTGTGGGTGCTGTACTCGTGCTGTTGTGCAGGGTGGCGAGATCCTTCGAGATGATCATCCTCGCTCGCTTCCTGGTGGGGATGAACTCAGGCGTCAGTATGAACGTCCAGCCGATGTACTTTGGGGAAAGCGCCCCCACACACCTCCGGGGTGCCGTGGCCTTTTCCTCCGCTGTCTTCACCGCATTCGGGATCTTCTTGGGTCAGGTTGTGGGAATCACCGAGATCATGGGCGCAGAGCCCCATTGGCACTACTTGCTGGCTAGTAACGCTTTGCCCGCGTTGATCCAGCTCCTCACCCTACCGTGGTTCCCAGAGAGCCCCAGGTACCTCCTCATCGACCGGGGGGACAGGGAAGCGTGCCTCCAGGCCCTCAGGAGGCTCCGCGGTGGGGAGGCTCCTGCCTCGGAGATGGAGGAGATGCTTCAGGAGCAGGAGCTGCAAAAATCCGCAGCCTTGATTTCGGGATCCACAACTAATGCCAAGACGCCCTGGTCCTTGTTCAAGGATCGCGACCTGCGATCCCAGCTCCGAACGGTCATGGGTGCCAGCAGTGCCATGATGCTCTGCGGCAATGACTCCATCTACTTCTACGCGTATTACATCTTTCTCGCGGCAGGGATCCCCCCGCAGCAGATCCAATATGTCACCATAGGTACGGGGGCGTCTGAGCTGACCGCGTCCATACTGAGTAATCTGCTGATTGAACGCGTTGGCCGCAGGTACCTTCTCGTGGGAGGGTACAGTCTAATGTCTTGCTGGTCCGTGGTCTTCACTGTAGCTCTTACCCTCCAGAGCTGCGGGGTGGCCGGGATGGCCTACCTCAGCATGGCGTGCGTGTTCGCCTACATCCTCAGCTTCGGCTTGGGTCCCGCAGGGGTGACGGGGATCCTACCGACTGAGATCTTCGACCAGGCGGCTCGGCCGGCGGCGTACATGGTGGCCGGCTCGTTCATGTGGATCAGCCTATTCTCGGTGGGGATGCTGTTCCCCTTCATCGTCAAAAGCCTGGGGAACTTCTGCTTCCTGCCGTTCTCGGCCGTGTGCGTGGTGTCTGCGGTGTTTTTGGGGCTCACCTTACCAGAGACTAAGGGCAAGACGCTGGCGGAGATCACGGCGGAGTTCGATAGGAAGAACGGCGTGAAGAAGGAGAGGTCAGACGTGCAGATGGATGAGCCCATTAGGAAGGACTACCATCTGG